The Streptomyces sp. YIM 121038 sequence CGAGGACCACTGCTATCGGCTGGGAGCTGTTGCCTGCTCTATGGCTGCTCGCGGTCCTCGACCGGGCCACCGCGCGGGTCGGCATCGCGCGGTGCGCCGCCGACTCCCCCTGAGGGCCGCGAACGGACCGGGCTGGACCGTCTTCCCCGTGCCACCGCCTTGGGCCGTCTGTTGTCCCGCACCGGTGGCGACGCCCCTGACGACGCCGTGGGCCCTTGGCCCGCCCGGCACACGTCTGCCCCCCCCTGCCTCCACCGATCCGCCTGCGGTGACGGGCCTTCCTGTGGACGGCAGAGCCATACGCGGCAGCCGCAGCACGGGCGTGGAACGCCGTCCGCCTGCCCACCACCGTCCCGCATGAGAATCCGGACGGTGATCTCACAGCGGCGGATCGCCGAAGAGCAACGAAATCCCCGTCCTCACCCCGCTCCCGCGGCGGCTGGACTCACCACGAAGGTTGTTCAGGATTAGTTGATCACGGTGTGGACCAGGTGCGGAGGAGTTCGCGCTGGACGACGGTCTCGAGGGTCTGGGCGACGCGGGTAGGAGGGCCGCGGTAGTCCTCGGAGAGGATCTTCCAGTTCTCCAGGTGGCCGATGCAGCGTTCGACCGCAGAGCAGAGGCTGAAGTGAGCGCGGTTGCGGCCCTTCTCCGCCTCGGTCAGCGGGCGGTGCAGGGGCTTGTTGCACGGAGTGAACAAGCCCCTGCCCTGGTAGGCCTTGTCGCCGAGGCCGGAACGCCTGCCGGCGACGGCCGTCGCTCGCGAAGCGGTGTACGCGTAGGCGTCATGGAGGGCACCGGGAACGGGTCCGCCCACCGCGCGGAGCCGGCCCCGCAGGCCCGAGACCATCTGGATGTGGTGTCCTGTCTACCGGTGTTTCGCGGAGAACAGCCGCTCAGTGACCTTCCCGCCCCGGCACAGGGCGGGGAACCCCGTCAACGAGGACCGGTTCGCCCCGGGACAGCCGCTTGATCCCGAAACCCGATCCGTTTGAGGCTCTCGCGCACCACCGGGCGCAGCAGGGTGGCGTACCGCGATACCGTCGGCGGACGGATGCCGAATGCCCGCTATCTCCTGGAGCGCATCGTGCCGCAGAAGGCAACGCACCAAGACCACCGCCCTTCCACAACGGCAGCACTCAAGGCCGTCCCCTGGCCCGGTCCCAGTCCGGCAGGCGGCACTCCACCCTTCCGGTGAACAAGGACAGTCGATACGGGCTCAGACCGACAGTACGCTGGAACCGCATCCCCCCCCCGAACGAGCATGGTAGACGGGGCTTCGACCAAGAAGACCTGTCAGACCAGGCGTTTCGCATGCTTGTCTACCCATGCGGGCTGGACTTGTCCAGCAGTTCGTTGCGTTCCCCTGCCGCCCGTTTTCGTGAACACCGTTACCGGACCGGGAGCCGTTGGCGTCGGCTGAACGTAGGACGCCAGGCCCTGCTGACCCTGGCGCATCTACGGAACGGCACAACGCACGCGCAGCTGGCAGAGGGTTTTCGTGTCGGGACGAGCACCGTCTACCGCTACACAGGTGAGGCAGTCGAGCTCCTGGCGGCCCTCCCACCGACCCGCGTCGCGGCTGTGCACGCCGCGTCAAAGGCGTACGTCCTGCTGGACAGCACGCTCCTGCCGATCGACCGCACTACGGCCGACCGCCCCTTCTCCTCTGACAAACACACCAGGCACGCGATAAGCGTACAGATCCTGGCCGACCCCTTCAGCCGACTGCTGCGGGTCTCGCCCACGCTGCCCGGCGCCATCCACGACATCCGACCGGCCCGCGAACACGGCATCGTCGACGCGCTCACCCAGGGCAGCACCGCTGCCGAGCGGACAAAGGCTGCCAAGGCGCCCGCAGAACGGCCAGGACGCCCTTCCGCGGCCGAGGGCAGAAGGAAGAGACATTGTCGAGGAAGTCCCGGAAGTATTCCCCCGAGCTGCGGGCCGAAGTGGTGAAGGCGGTCCTGGAGACCGGGAACAGTCCGGCGAAGGTGGCACACGATTTCGGCCTGCTCGCGGAAACTGTCCGCACCTGGGTGAGGCGAGAGGGAGAAATCCCGGGAAACACTCCGGATGCGCAGGAAGCGCATGACCGTGCCAGGATCGCGGAGCTGGAACGGCGGGTGCGTGAGCTGGAAGACGAGAACTCCTTCCTGGTAAAAGCGTCGGCCTTCTTCGCGAGGAACCAGAAGTGAGCGGGAAGTACGTGCTCATCGCGGCGGAGAAGGCGAACCACGCGATATCGAAGATGTGCGGGCTGCTGGATGTGTCCCGCTCCCGATTCTAAGACTGGGAAGGACGTGAAGCCTCGACGAGTGAACAGCACCGCAAGGAACTCAGATCAATGATCTGCTACGAATTCGAGCGCTCGGAACGCACCTACGGCTGTCGCCGCATTCACGCCGCCCTGCGCCGCAAAGGCGTCGCCGTGGACGACTAAACGGTGCGCCGGCTCATGCGCGAGCTCGGCCTGATGCCCATCCAGGTCAAGCGCAGACGGGGCCTGACGGTGCCGGACCCGCAGGCACCGCCCATCCCTGACCTGCTGCGACGGGATGTCACCGCCAGCACGCCGGGTGAGAAGGTGATCGGCGACATCACACAGATCGACACCGCCGAGGGCCCGTTGTATCTCGCGACAACAATCGACTGCTCCTCAAAAGCCGTTATCGGATGGGCGGTTAACGAGAACTAACCCGCAGGTCTCGTGGCAGCGGCGATCCGCATGGCTGCCGGACGCGTCAGCTTTCCCGAAGGAGCCGTATTTCACAGCGACAGGGGAAGCCGATACACTTCCCGCGAGTTCGCCGACATGGGTCGGGCGTACCGGCAGTTGTTTCGATAATTCCATGGCCGAGTCATTCTTCGGGAAGTTGAAGACCGAGAACGTCCACCACCGAACGTTCGACACAATGGCCGAGGCCCGCCGCAAAGTCATCCGCTTCATCGAAGGCTTCCACAACCAGCGCAGGCTGCATTCCCGCATCGGCTACCGTCCACCGCTGGAAGTTCTCTACGAGTGGTCCGTGAATCAATCCGCAGCCTGATACAGTAAACTTCTTTGAGTTGGCCACCGATCAGGTGACGGCCTATAGCGCAACGAGTGAGGCCCCCGGGCTGTTGATCGAGATGTCTGACGTCTCAACCACGCTGCTCGGGGGCCTCGTTGGTCATCCATCCTGCCGCACTCGACCTGCCTCATGCACTCGTGGAGTGGGTCACCATGCTGATCGTCACGCGTGAGGGCGACCGGCGCTGCAAGCTCCGCCCGTCTCAGCGCGCGATGGTGGCACCGGTGTACCTGCGCGAACACACCACCCTGGCGAAGATCGCCGCCGGGTTCGGGATCAGCCAGCCCACCGCCCACGCCTACACCAGCACGGTCATCCACCTGCTCGCCGAGCGTGCACCGGCACTGCTGAAGGTCCTGCGCGAGACCGGTCCCGACTTCGTCCTGCTGGACGGCACCCCCGCCGAGTGCGACCGGATCGGCGACGGACGAGCCGACTACTCCCACAAGCACCGCCGGCACGCGGTGAACGTCCAGGGCGTCACCGATCCCGGCGGCCGGCTGCTGTGGCTTTCACCCACGCCGCCGGGCCGGTCTCACGACCTGACCGCCGCCCGCACCCACCGGATCATCCGCATCTGCGAGCGCCAGGGCGTCCCCATCCTGATCCTGGCCGATCTCGCCTACCAGGGCGGCGGCCCCTGGCTGACCACGGGCATCAAACGCAGACCCCTGCAGGAACTCACCCCCACCGAGAAAACCGTCAACCGGGCCCTGGCCACAGCACGGGCACCGGTCGAACGCGGCATCACCCGCCTGAAGTCCTGGCAGACCTTCCGCAGATCCCGATACAGCCCCAACCGCATGACGTCCATCGCCAAAGCCGTCCTCACCCTCGAGCGGCAACACTGAAGAAGCTCACTGATTTGCCTGCGTGCCCGAAAAGTTCGGGGCCCCTCAGAACCTGTCCGCGGGATAGCAATCCGTGAACCGGTGCCAGGCCAGGCCCGGCCCTCGTCGAACAAGCCATGGCCACCCTCAAGAACTGGTGACTCCTCCACAAACTCCGCTGCCCAACCACCCGCATCACCAGCCTCGCACAGGCCATCCCCACCCTTCATCACACCAGCTCAGGACCAAGATAAAGAAGCCTTACTGGTTCCTCCAGCCCCCATCCGTCCCAGTAACACCCATTCCAAATCAGCGGGGAAACTTCAGCTATCTCACCCACCAGCCGTGCACACAGGAGAGAA is a genomic window containing:
- a CDS encoding transposase family protein, with amino-acid sequence MVIHPAALDLPHALVEWVTMLIVTREGDRRCKLRPSQRAMVAPVYLREHTTLAKIAAGFGISQPTAHAYTSTVIHLLAERAPALLKVLRETGPDFVLLDGTPAECDRIGDGRADYSHKHRRHAVNVQGVTDPGGRLLWLSPTPPGRSHDLTAARTHRIIRICERQGVPILILADLAYQGGGPWLTTGIKRRPLQELTPTEKTVNRALATARAPVERGITRLKSWQTFRRSRYSPNRMTSIAKAVLTLERQH
- a CDS encoding IS3 family transposase, which encodes MICYEFERSERTYGCRRIHAALRRKGVAVDD
- a CDS encoding integrase core domain-containing protein, whose product is MPDASAFPKEPYFTATGEADTLPASSPTWVGRTGSCFDNSMAESFFGKLKTENVHHRTFDTMAEARRKVIRFIEGFHNQRRLHSRIGYRPPLEVLYEWSVNQSAA
- a CDS encoding transposase family protein, with product MVSGLRGRLRAVGGPVPGALHDAYAYTASRATAVAGRRSGLGDKAYQGRGLFTPCNKPLHRPLTEAEKGRNRAHFSLCSAVERCIGHLENWKILSEDYRGPPTRVAQTLETVVQRELLRTWSTP
- a CDS encoding transposase, whose protein sequence is MSRKSRKYSPELRAEVVKAVLETGNSPAKVAHDFGLLAETVRTWVRREGEIPGNTPDAQEAHDRARIAELERRVRELEDENSFLVKASAFFARNQK